A stretch of the Gossypium hirsutum isolate 1008001.06 chromosome D07, Gossypium_hirsutum_v2.1, whole genome shotgun sequence genome encodes the following:
- the LOC107935842 gene encoding OVARIAN TUMOR DOMAIN-containing deubiquitinating enzyme 12 isoform X2, translated as MRNGAQHVGECSSSTSWSSHQDTEDDQMIAVVLSEEFSKLDGAVARRLSGLAPVPHVPHINSYIPSLHDASLDHQRLLERLHVYGLYEVKVSGDGNCQFRALSDQMYRSPEYHKHVRKDIVKQLKDNRNLYEGYVPMKYKRYCKKMAKSGEWGDHVTLQAASDKFAAKICLLTSFRDTCFIEIMPQSQPPKHELWLSFWSEVHYNSLYEIQGAPIQKPKKKHWLF; from the exons ATGAGGAATGGAGCACAACACGTGGGTGAATGTTCTAGCTCAACCTCTTGGAGCAGTCATCAGGATACTGAGGATGACCAGATGATTGCTGTTGTGTTATCAGAAGAATTTTCCAAGTTAGATGGCGCTGTTGCTAGACGCCTTTCTGGTCTTGCACCAGTTCCT CATGTCCCACACATAAACTCCTATATTCCCAGCCTACATGATGCAAGTTTGGATCACCAACGTCTTCTAGAGAG GCTTCATGTTTATGGTCTATATGAAGTGAAGGTCTCTGGTGATGGGAACTGTCAG TTTCGTGCACTTTCAGATCAGATGTACAGGTCCCCTGAGTATCACAAGCATGTCCGGAAAGATATTGTTAAACAG CTTAAAGACAACCGTAACTTGTATGAAGGATATGTTCCAATGAAATACAAGCGATATTGCAAGAAAATGGCAAA ATCTGGAGAGTGGGGGGACCATGTTACCTTACAAGCAGCTTCTGATAAG TTTGCAGCAAAGATATGCCTTTTGACATCATTCAGAGATACTTGCTTTATTGAAATTATGCCACAAAGCCAGCCTCCTAAACATG AACTGTGGTTGAGTTTCTGGTCTGAGGTACACTACAATTCACTATATGAGATCCAAG GTGCCCCAATTCAGAAGCCAAAGAAGAAACATTGGTTGTTTTAA
- the LOC107935842 gene encoding OVARIAN TUMOR DOMAIN-containing deubiquitinating enzyme 12 isoform X1 encodes MRNGAQHVGECSSSTSWSSHQDTEDDQMIAVVLSEEFSKLDGAVARRLSGLAPVPHVPHINSYIPSLHDASLDHQRLLERLHVYGLYEVKVSGDGNCQFRALSDQMYRSPEYHKHVRKDIVKQLKDNRNLYEGYVPMKYKRYCKKMAKSGEWGDHVTLQAASDKVVFVKTIFAAKICLLTSFRDTCFIEIMPQSQPPKHELWLSFWSEVHYNSLYEIQGAPIQKPKKKHWLF; translated from the exons ATGAGGAATGGAGCACAACACGTGGGTGAATGTTCTAGCTCAACCTCTTGGAGCAGTCATCAGGATACTGAGGATGACCAGATGATTGCTGTTGTGTTATCAGAAGAATTTTCCAAGTTAGATGGCGCTGTTGCTAGACGCCTTTCTGGTCTTGCACCAGTTCCT CATGTCCCACACATAAACTCCTATATTCCCAGCCTACATGATGCAAGTTTGGATCACCAACGTCTTCTAGAGAG GCTTCATGTTTATGGTCTATATGAAGTGAAGGTCTCTGGTGATGGGAACTGTCAG TTTCGTGCACTTTCAGATCAGATGTACAGGTCCCCTGAGTATCACAAGCATGTCCGGAAAGATATTGTTAAACAG CTTAAAGACAACCGTAACTTGTATGAAGGATATGTTCCAATGAAATACAAGCGATATTGCAAGAAAATGGCAAA ATCTGGAGAGTGGGGGGACCATGTTACCTTACAAGCAGCTTCTGATAAGGTTGTCTTCGTAAAAACTATC TTTGCAGCAAAGATATGCCTTTTGACATCATTCAGAGATACTTGCTTTATTGAAATTATGCCACAAAGCCAGCCTCCTAAACATG AACTGTGGTTGAGTTTCTGGTCTGAGGTACACTACAATTCACTATATGAGATCCAAG GTGCCCCAATTCAGAAGCCAAAGAAGAAACATTGGTTGTTTTAA
- the LOC107935841 gene encoding glyceraldehyde-3-phosphate dehydrogenase A, chloroplastic: MVSVTVSVAKPTLQANAKGFAEFSGLRNSASLTFARKTSDDFQSVIAFQTSALGINNGGYRKGVVEAKLKVAINGFGRIGRNFLRCWHGRKDSPLDVIAINDTGGVKQASHLLKYDSTLGIFEADVKPVGDNAISVDGKVIKVVSDRNPVNLPWKDLGIDLVIEGTGVFVDRDGAGKHIQAGAKKVLITAPGKGDIPTYVVGVNADIYNPDEPIISNASCTTNCLAPFVKVLDQKFGIIKGTMTTTHSYTGDQRLLDASHRDLRRARAAALNIVPTSTGAAKAVALVLPTLKGKLNGIALRVPTPNVSVVDLVVQVSKKTFAEEVNAAFRESAEKELKGILSVCDEPLVSVDFRCSDVSSTVDASLTMVMGDDMVKVIAWYDNEWGYSQRVVDLADIVANNWK; encoded by the exons ATGGTGTCGGTTACTGTTTCTGTAGCCAAACCAACCCTTCAG GCAAATGCAAAGGGTTTTGCGGAATTCTCAGGTCTGCGCAACTCAGCTAGCCTTACCTTTGCCAGGAAAACCTCGGATGACTTTCAATCAGTCATTGCTTTTCAGACTTCTGCT TTGGGAATCAATAATGGTGGATACCGGAAAGGCGTGGTAGAGGCAAAGCTAAAGGTCGCTATTAATGGGTTTGGTAGGATTGGCAGGAACTTTTTAAGGTGCTGGCACGGCCGTAAGGACTCCCCACTTGATGTCATTGCAATCAATGACACTGGTGGTGTTAAGCAGGCTTCTCACCTTCTCAAGTATGACTCTACCCTTGGGATATTTGAAGCCGATGTTAAGCCTGTTGGTGATAACGCCATATCTGTTGATGGCAAGGTCATCAAGGTCGTTTCTGACCGCAACCCCGTCAACCTCCCATGGAA AGACTTAGGGATAGACCTGGTGATCGAAGGAACTGGTGTGTTCGTCGATAGAGATGGTGCAGGAAAGCACATCCAAGCAGGAGCGAAGAAAGTGCTCATAACTGCCCCAGGAAAGGGTGATATCCCGACCTATGTTGTCGGAGTTAATGCTGACATATACAACCCAGATGAGCCCATAATCAGTAATGCTTCTTGCACCACCAATTGCCTTGCTCCCTTTGTCAAGGTTCTGGACCAGAAATTTG GTATAATCAAGGGCACAATGACTACAACTCATTCATATACTGGTGACCAACGATTACTCGATGCTAGCCACCGCGACCTCAGGCGTGCTAGAGCTGCAGCTCTCAACATTGTTCCGACTTCAACTGGTGCAGCGAAGGCTGTGGCCCTTGTACTCCCTACTCTCAAAGGCAAACTAAATGGCATTGCCTTGCGTGTACCAACACCAAATGTCTCGGTCGTTGACTTAGTTGTCCAGGTCTCAAAGAAGACCTTCGCTGAAGAGGTGAATGCTGCTTTCAGAGAAAGTGCAGAGAAGGAGCTTAAGGGTATCCTTTCTGTATGCGATGAACCCCTTGTCTCAGTTGATTTCAGGTGCTCTGATGTGTCCTCCACCGTTGATGCATCACTCACCATGGTCATGGGAGACGACATGGTTAAGGTGATTGCTTGGTACGACAATGAGTGGGGTTACTCTCAAAGAGTTGTAGACTTGGCTGACATTGTTGCCAACAACTGGAAGTGA
- the LOC107935816 gene encoding adrenodoxin-like protein 2, mitochondrial, with translation MLISRLSRVGFRVAKELSRGGYTYMSRARYTQRPCSQYQWSSLELLPETRAFQGSIFQKHHGFSTSASDGASAGGDEEKETISVTFVSKDGEEIPIRVPIGMSMLAAAHENDIELEGACEGSLACSTCHVIVMDMEYYNKLEDPTDEENDMLDLAFGLTETSRLGCQIVASPELDGIRLAIPAATRNFAVDGYVPKPH, from the exons ATGTTAATTTCTAGGCTTTCTAGAGTTGGATTTCGGGTTGCCAAGGAGCTATCAAGAG GTGGATATACATATATGTCTAGAGCAAGATATACACAAAGGCCGTGCAGTCAGTACCAGTGGTCTTCG CTTGAATTACTGCCAGAAACTAGAGCCTTTCAAGGTTCCATATTTCAAAAGCATCATGGTTTTTCTACCTCAGCTTCTGATGGTGCTTCTGCAGGAGGGGATGAAGAGAAAGAAAC GATATCTGTTACATTTGTTTCAAAGGATGGAGAAGAAATCCCCATTCGAGTGCCTATTGGAATGTCTATGCTGGCAGCAGCTCATGAAAATGATATAGAACTTGAAG GAGCATGTGAGGGTTCACTTGCTTGTTCAACATGCCATGTCATAGTGATG GACATGGAGTACTATAATAAATTggaagatccaactgatgaggagAACGACATGTTGGACCTGGCCTTTGGGCTTACCGAAAC GTCTCGTCTGGGATGTCAAATAGTTGCAAGTCCTGAACTTGATGGAATTCGTTTAGCAATCCCTGCTGCCACTCGAAACTTTGCTGTTGACGGGTATGTTCCAAAACCACATTAG